One Paralichthys olivaceus isolate ysfri-2021 chromosome 8, ASM2471397v2, whole genome shotgun sequence genomic region harbors:
- the slc25a4 gene encoding ADP/ATP translocase 1 — translation MSDAVVSFMKDFLAGGIAAAISKTAVAPIERVKLLLQVQHASRQITADMQYKGIIDCVVRIPKEQGFISFWRGNLANVIRYFPTQALNFAFKDKYKKIFLGGVDQKTQFWRYFAGNLASGGAAGATSLCFVYPLDFARTRLAADIGKGAAEREFTGLGNCISKIYKTDGLKGLYLGFNVSVQGIIIYRAAYFGCFDTAKGMLPDPKNTHIIVSWMIAQTVTAAAGLISYPFDTVRRRMMMQSGRKGADIMYTGTIDCWKKIIKEEGSKAFFKGAWSNVIRGMGGAFVLVLYDEIKKYT, via the exons ATGTCGGACGCGGTGGTCAGTTTCATGAAGGACTTTTTGGCCGGTGGTATCGCCGCTGCCATCTCCAAAACTGCTGTCGCTCCCATTGAGAGAGTCAAGTTGTTGCTGCAG GTCCAGCATGCCAGCAGACAGATCACCGCAGATATGCAGTACAAAGGCATCATTGACTGCGTGGTCAGGATCCCAAAGGAGCAGGGCTTCATTTCCTTCTGGAGAGGCAACCTGGCCAACGTGATCCGTTACTTCCCAACCCAAGCCCTCAACTTCGCCTTCAAGGACAAGTACAAGAAGATCTTCCTCGGTGGAGTGGATCAAAAAACACAGTTCTGGCGCTACTTCGCTGGTAACTTGGCGTCCGGTGGCGCAGCTGGTGCGACTTCGCTCTGCTTCGTCTACCCTCTGGACTTCGCCAGAACAAGACTCGCCGCCGACATCGGAAAgggtgcagcagagagagagttCACCGGTCTCGGCAACTGCATCTCCAAAATCTACAAGACCGATGGCCTCAAGGGTCTTTACCTTGGCTTTAACGTGTCAGTTCAGGGCATCATCATCTACAGAGCAGCCTACTTCGGATGCTTCGACACAGCCAAAG GCATGCTGCCAGATCCCAAGAACACTCACATCATCGTCAGCTGGATGATTGCCCAGACTGTCACCGCTGCAGCGGGTCTCATCTCATACCCCTTCGACACCGTCAGACGTCGCATGATGATGCAGTCTGGACGCAAAGGAG CTGACATCATGTACACGGGCACAATCGACTGCTGGAAGAAGATCATTAAGGAGGAGGGATCAAAGGCCTTCTTCAAGGGTGCCTGGTCCAACGTGATCAGAGGCATGGGTGGTGCCTTCGTGCTGGTGTTGTATGACGAGATCAAGAAGTACACATAA